A window of Parambassis ranga chromosome 10, fParRan2.1, whole genome shotgun sequence contains these coding sequences:
- the bbs7 gene encoding BBSome complex member BBS7, translating into MELHLNRVDYMQVGVTSQKTMRLLPALGKKATQKVAIADHDGILTCFGMKKGEAVPVFKTLPGQKIVRMDLGGAVGTPQEKIFVCSGSQVRGFTKKGKQFLTFEANLTESINAMHVLGADLFVCASYIYNHYCDCKDQDYYLSGDKINDVICLSSENLTRLVPVLACQDRVLRVLQGSELAYDIEVPGPPAVMEVYSKDGGEEILYGTTDGKIGLVHIGENSAATKWEIDNDKKKGGILCIDTYDIIGDGVNDILVGRDDGTVELYGFDSSNEPTLRFEHVLSESVTSIQGGCVGKESYDEILTATYTGWVTGLTTEPQKAEVGPGDEVRMSKETQSKVEALRAELEQLQVKVLQGREQYQQTSQSSTAVSAVPIFSINDKFTLCQDDASYSLTLEVQTAIDNLLLQSDVPIDLLDVDKNSAVVSFSECDSGQPNGNFLLATYRCQANTTRLELKVRSIEGQYGTLQAYVTPRLQPKTCQVRQYQIKPLSLHQRTHSIDQDRPMNRLGLVGQFSFAEIHSWVVFCLPEVPEKTPAGESITFYFHNTFLGTQLEATYCKGEAHFSSDNISTISILSDVLSKEATKKKINLNISCDIGDESVSHTLKMIHPKLEYQLLLARKVQLIEALKELQVHEGNADFLIPEYRNILDESADLLEEYKKQPAHLERLYGMITDLFIDKFKFKGQNVKTKVPSLLAILDNYDLNSLLDFFNEA; encoded by the exons ATGGAGCTCCACCTCAACAGAGTTGATTATATGCAG GTTGGTGTAACATCCCAGAAAACTATGAGATTGCTCCCAGCACTGGGGAAAAAGGCAACACAGAAG GTTGCTATTGCTGATCATGATGGTATATTGACATGTTTTGGGATGAAGAAGGGAGAAGCTGTG CCTGTGTTTAAAACACTCCCAGGACAGAAGATTGTACGAATGGACCTTGGAGGCGCTGTAGGAACTCCCCAGGAGAAGATCTTTGTCTGCTCTGGTTCTCAGGTCCGAGGATTCACCAAGAAAGGCAAACAGTTCCTCACCTTTGAAGCCAACCTTACAGAGAGCATCAATGCCAT GCATGTCTTGGGTGctgacctgtttgtgtgtgccagCTACATCTACAACCACTACTGTGACTGCAAGGATCAAGACTACTACCTCTCTGGAGACAAAATCAATGATGTCATATGTTTGTCCTCAGAAAACCTCACTCGCCTCGTCCCTGTACTAGCATGCCAAGATCGAGTTCTCAGAGTGTTGCAG GGGTCTGAACTTGCCTATGACATAGAAGTCCCTGGCCCTCCAGCTGTCATGGAGGTGTACAGTAAAGATGGAG gagAAGAAATCCTCTACGGAACCACAGATGGAAAAATAGGATTGGTCCACATCGGTGAGAACTCGGCTGCAACCAAATGGGAGATTGACAATGATAAAAAGAAAGGAG GAATCCTCTGCATTGACACTTACGATATTATCGGGGATGGAGTGAATGACATCCTGGTGGGCCGCGATGATGGGACAGTTGAGTTGTATGGCTTCGACAGTTCTAATGAACCCACACTGCGATTTGAGCAT GTGTTATCAGAAAGCGTAACCTCCATCCAGGGTGGCTGTGTAGGGAAAGAGTCTTATGATGAGATCTTGACCGCCACCTATACAG GATGGGTGACAGGTTTGACCACAGAGCCCCAGAAGGCTGAGGTCGGCCCCGGGGACGAGGTCAGGATGAGTAAGGAGACACAGTCTAAAGTGGAAGCACTCAG GGCAGAGCTGGAGCAGCTACAGGTCAAAGTCCTGCAAGGACGTGAGCAATACCAGCAGACCTCCCAGTCGAGCACGGCTGTCTCTGCTGTGCCCATCTTCAGCATCAACGACAAGTTCACTCTGTGCCAGGATGATGCCAGCTACAGCCTCACCCTGGAGGTGCAGACTGCCATTGACAATTTGCTGCTCCAG AGCGACGTCCCAATAGACCTTCTAGATGTGGATAAGAACTCAGCTGTTGTCAGTTTCAGTGAATGTGACTCAGGG CAGCCTAATGGGAACTTCCTCCTCGCAACATACAGATGTCAAGCCAATACCACCAGACTTGAGTTGAAG GTGAGGTCCATTGAGGGTCAGTATGGCACCCTGCAGGCTTATGTTACACCCAGATTGCAACCCAAGACCTGCCAGGTCCGGCAATACCAGATCAAACCTCTGTCCCTCCACCAGCGCACACACAGCATCGACCAAGACAG GCCTATGAACAGGTTGGGTCTGGTGGGACAGTTCAGTTTTGCAGAGATCCACTCCTGGGTGGTTTTCTGTTTGCCAGAGGTACCTGAGAAAACACCGGCAGGGGAGAGCATCACTTTCTATTTCCACAACACATTCCTTGGCACACAGCTTGAAGCCACCTACTG CAAAGGTGAGGCTCACTTCAGCTCTGACAACATCTCAACTATCTCCATACTGAGTGATGTCCTCTCTAAAGAAGCTACCAAGAAGAAAATCAATCTAAACATCTCGTGTG ATATCGGTGATGAGTCTGTAAGCCACACCCTTAAAATGATCCATCCGAAGCTGGAGTACCAGCTGTTGCTGGCACGGAAGGTTCAGCTTATTGAAGCTCTTAAA GAGCTTCAGGTTCACGAGGGGAATGCTGACTTTCTCATCCCAGAGTATCGCAACATCTTAGATGAATCTGCTGATCTCCTCGAAGAGTACAAGAAGCAGCCAGCGCACCTGGAAAGGCTTTACG gaatGATCACAGACCTCTTCATCGACAAATTCAAGTTTAAGGGCCAGAATGTAAAAACAAAGGTGCCCTCATTGTTGGCAATACTTGATAATTATGACCTAAATTCACTGTTAGACTTTTTCAATGAGGCATGA
- the tmem33 gene encoding transmembrane protein 33 codes for MADQQNQQNQQSPPPQLGPVQFLMSNKLETAMWLSRLFTVYCSIMFILPLLGPYAAANFYQRALLANALTSALRLHQRLPRFQLSRAFLAQALQEDSCHYLLYSLILVNSYPITMSIFPVFLFSLLHATTYTKKVLDSMGPSSMMFIRNLLDKLTANQQNILKFIACNEIFLMPATVFMLFSGQGSLLLPFIYYRFLTLRYTSRRNPYCRTLFTELRILLEHFIMKPACPAFFRRMCLSSIAFISRLAPTGV; via the exons ATGGCTGACcaacaaaaccaacaaaacCAACAAAGCCCTCCTCCCCAGCTGGGGCCCGTG CAATTCCTAATGAGCAATAAACTGGAAACTGCAATGTGGCTGTCGCGACTTTTCACCGTCTACTGCTCTATAATGTTTATTCTGCCACTACTAGG gccCTATGCAGCAGCTAATTTCTATCAGAGAGCCCTGTTAGCGAACGCTCTCACCAGCGCCCTTCGCTTACACCAGAGGCTTCCACGCTTTCAGCTGAGCAGAGCCTTCCTGGCCCAggctctgcaggaggacagCTGCCACTACCTGCTGTACTCACTCATCCTGGTCAACTCCTACCCCATCACAA TGAGCATCTTCCCAGTTTTCCTCTTTTCCCTGCTTCATGCAACTACGTACACAAAGAAAGTGCTTGAT tctatggGCCCCAGCAGCATGATGTTCATTAGAAACCTGTTGGACAAGCTGACCGCTAATCAACAAAACATCTTGAAGTTTATCGCCTGTAATGAGATCTTCTTGATGCCGGCCACCGTGTTCATGCTCTTCAG TGGCCAGGGAAGCTTGTTGCTGCCGTTCATTTATTACCGATTCCTCACTCTTCGCTACACATCCAGAAGAAACCCATATTGCCG CACCTTGTTCACAGAACTGCGAATTCTTTTGGAGCACTTCATCATGAAGCCTGCCTGTCCCGCCTTCTTCAGGAGGATGTGCCTCAGCAGTATCGCCTTCATCAGCCGCCTGGCCCCCACAGGGGTCTAA